AACAGGTCGCCATGGCCGTCACGCGCCCCCTGCTGGTGTTCGCCACCGTCTTCCGCTACGTCATCATCTTCCTGAACTTCCTCGGGAACAGCGTCGTGCGCCTCTTCGGCATGCGGGCCGTCACCGGGCACCACACCGCGCACTCCGAAGAGGAGATCCGCATGATCGTGTCCGCCAGCAGCCAGGAAGGCGTGCTGGAAAACGACGAGAAGGAACTGCTGTACAACGTCTTCGACCTGTCCGACACCATGGTCCGCAGCATCATGACGCCCCGCGTCGACATGATCGTCACGGACAGTGCCGCGCCCCTGCGCCGCCTGCTCGAACTGAACACCGAGCACGGCTACTCCCGCGTGCCCGTGTACCAGGACACGCCCGACAACATCGTGGGTGTCGCGCACACCAGCGACGTGCTGCGCCACCTCGAAGACCTCGACCACATGACCATCGCCGAACTCATGCGCCCCACCTTCTACATCCCCGAGAGCATGCGCATCAACGACCTGCTCAAGAAGATGCAGGAAAAGAAGAGCCACATGTCCATCGTGGTGGACGAGTTCGGCGGCACCACCGGCCTCGTCACCCTCGAAGACGCCCTCGAAGAGATCGTCGGCGAGATCTACGACGAGGACGACGAGGAAGAGGAAGTGCTCGTGCAGGTGCTCGGCGAGGGCCTGTACCTCATGGACGCCTCCGTCGACGTGGACGAGGTCGAACACCGCCTCGGCATCGTGCTCGACGAGGAGGAGGAGAACGAGTTCGACACGCTCGGCGGCTTCGTCACGCACCACTTCGGTGACATCCCCGAGACGGACGCGCGCTTCATGCACAACGGCTGGTGCTTCACCGTCGAGGAGGCCGACCAGCGCCGCGTCATGAAGGTCCGCGTGGAACGCATGCCGGAACCCGTCCTCGGTGAACTTGAGGCAGAATCAGCCCGTGAGTGACGTGAACCCCACCCCCCCCAGCCAGGCCGCTCCCGACCCGGAACTGCTGAGCGCCGCGCAGGCCGCCTTCCGGAACGCCTACGCCCCCTACAGCCACTTCCACGTCGGCGCGGCCCTCCGCACGCCTGACGGCACCGTCTTCAGCGGCGCGAACGTCGAGAACGCCAGCTACGGCCTCGGCCGCTGCGCCGAACAGTCCGCCGTGCAGGGCATGGCCAGCACCGGCGGACGCGACTTCACCAGCATTCTCGTGTACTCCGAGAGCAGCCCGCCCGCCAGCCCCTGCGGCGCGTGCAGGCAGGTCCTGTTCGAATTCTCGCCGGAAGCGCAGGTGACGTGCGTGAACCACCTCGGCGAGACGATCGAGGGACAGGTCAAGGACTTCCTGCCGCACGGCTTCCGCCTGGAACACTGACCACCGACCCCACACCCTGAACGAGGAGAGGGGCGCGGCCAATCCTGGCTGCGCCCCTCTCTGACGGCCCGGCCACCCCCGTGTCGTTCACGAGGGGTGGCTGCAAGCGTGTCTTACTCTTCGTCCTCGTCGTCGTGCATGCCTTCGCCGTGCGCGTGGCCGTGCTCGAGTTCCTCGGCGGTCGCGTCGCGCACGTCCTTGACGGTCACGTCGAAGTTCAGGGTCTGACCGGCCAGCGGCGGGTTGAAGTCCACCGTCACGTCGTCACCGCTCACGGACACGACCGTGAAGGGGTTGACGCTGCCGTCCTCCGCCTGCGCGAAGTAGCTCGCGCCGATCTCCACGTCGTCGTCGAAGTCGGCGCGGGGGAGCACCTGCACGTTCTCGTCGTCGCGCTCGCCGTAGCCGTCCTCGGGCGACACGGTGACGCTCAGCGTGTCACCCGCCTCGTGCCCTTCGAGGGCCGTTTCCAGGCCGGGAATGATGTTGTTGTGGCCGTGCAGGTACACGAGCGGATCGCCGACCTCACTCTGATCGACGATCTCGCCGTCCACCTTCAGCACGTACTCGATTTCGACCACCTTGTCTTGAGCGATTTTCATAGTTGATCCTCCTGCGTTGGCCACATCTTGCGACGCCAAAGCATACCGTGAACGGCGCGCACCTGTACCGGCCCGGCAAGAGATCGCCTTAAGGTGTGCTATACTCTGGCGCTTACACCCGGGAGGGTGACGGCGCGGCCGGCGACAGATTCCCGCCAGCTCGCGACACCGAAGGAATCAGGACGGGCCGGGAAGAAGGTCCCAGCCCGCCCATCACTTTCACGCGCTGCCCGGACCCGGTCCGGGCCACCCCGGCTGGAATCTGCCGGTCCGAGGTACACATGCACAAAGTCGCCATCGTGGGCCGCCCCAACGTGGGCAAGTCCAGTCTGTTCAACCGTCTCGTCGGCCGCCGTGAAGCGGTCGTCGCCGACTTCCCCGGCGTCACCCGCGACGCCAAGGAAGGCACCATGCTGTACCAGAACCACCGCATCACGCTCATCGACACGGGCGGCCTGTGGAGCGGCGACGAGTGGGAACAGGCGATCCGCGAGAAGGCCGAGTGGGCCATGGAAGGCTCGCAGGCCGTGATCTTCGTGCTCGACCCGCGCGAGGGCCTGTCCGCCGCCGACTACGAGGTCGCCGAGTGGCTGCGCCGCCTCGGGAAGCCCGTCATCCTCATCGCGAACAAGATCGACAGCGTCACGCACAACAGCTACCTCGCGGAACTGTGGGGCCTGGGCTTCGGCGAGCCGCTCCCCGTCAGCGCCGAGCACGCGCGCGGCCTGGACGACCTGATGGACCGCGTGCTGGAGTACCTGCCGGAAGACACCGAGGACATCCCCGACATCGCGCCCATCCGCATCTCGTTCATCGGGCGGCCCAACGTCGGCAAGAGCAGCCTCCTGAACGCCCTCACGCAGAGCGAACGCGTGATCGTGGCCGACCAGCCCGGCACCACCCGCGACAGCGTGGACGTGGAATGGGATTACGCCGGGCAGCGCTTCGTGCTGGTCGACACGGCCGGCATCCGGAAACGGCCCGACACGGCCATCGAGGACTTCGCGATGCAGCGCTCCCAGACGGCCATCGAGCGCAGCGACGTGATCTGGCTGGTCGTGAACGCCGACGAGATCGGCGACCACGAACTGAAGCTCGCGAACCTCGCGTACGAGAGCGGCAAGCCCGTCATCGTGGTCGTGAACAAATGGGACCTCATCCCGGACGAGGACCTGAAACTCACCGAGAAGGAACTCAACCAGAAGCTCTTCCACATCCAGTACGCGCCGCGCGTCTTCACGAGCGCCGTGAACGAGTACGGCATCCACGAGATGCTCGCCGAAGCCATGAAGCTGTACGACAAGTGGAAGGCCCGCGTCCCCACCGCCGAACTCAACCGCTGGCTGGGCGTGTGGCTCATGAAGCAGCGCGTCCCGAACTTCCAGGGCCGCAACCTCCGCATGTACTTCATGACGCAGGTCGAGACGGCGCCGCCCACCTTCGCGATCTTCTGCAACCGCGAGGACTACGTGACGCGCGCCTACGAGGGCTTCCTGATGAACCGCATCCGCGAGGACCTCGACCTGGCCGGCATCCCCGTCAAGCTGAAGTGGAAGCAGAAGGGTGCTTTCAACAAGAAGGGCGGCGACGACGACGACGATCAGGCCGACAAGAAGAAGAAGCCCACCCACCACCGCGAGCCGAGCAAGGCCGAGAGCGTCAAGGCCGCGAAGGCCGCCGCGAGCGGCGAGAAGCCCGAACGCAAGTCCCGCGCCGAGCGCCGCGACCCGGCCGAGAAGAAGGTCCGCCCGGAACGCCCCCGTTCCGCCCGGTCCCGCGCCAACGAATCCTGACCCCGGACCGGCCCGGGAACGCAGCACACCGGGAACGCAGCACACAGGGAAAGCAATACACAGAGCAGGAGCCCCCATCGTGCGGGGCTCCTGCTCTCCTGTTCCGGGCCGGGCATCTGCCGTCATACGGTTCGAGGAGGTGAGCTGCCGTTGCTGTTCCCGGCCTCCGCGGAACCGGATCAACACCGGACTTGTCGGTGCGCGCTTCGCTCGGCTGAACTCCAGGCGTTCAGCTCAACACCGTATTACAGTTCCAGCGGCGCGGCCCGTCCCGCGCTGAGCTGGGCGAGTACCGCGCCCAGCAGGATGCCCGCCCCGCCCAGCAGCACGGCGGCCCGCAGCGGCTCGTGCAGGAACACGGCGGCCAGCAGCACCGTCCAGAGCGGCTCGGTGGTCGCGACGACCGACGCGCGCGCCGCGCCGATCCGGGCGACCGCGCCGTACAGGGCGGGCACGGCCACCAGGGTCGGCAGGAACGCCAGTCCCAGCACCACGCCCCACTGCGCCGCTCCGGTGGGGACGCGCAGCGTGTGCGTGAAGAGGTCCGTCACGCCGAAGTACGCGGCGGCACTGAGCGACATGAACGCCGTGCTCGCGAGCGGCGGCACGCCCGTCAGCCAGCGTTCCGACCCGAGCAGGTACAGGCCGTACAGCGCGGCGGCCAGCACCCCGAACAGCAGTCCGGCCGGGTCGTGGTCGCCCGGGCCGGGCAGGCCCACCACCAGCCCCAGGCCCGCCACGGTGAACGCGATCCCCACCAGCTGCAGCCGCGCGGGCCGCCGCCCGCCCAGCGCGAGGAACAGCAGCACAAACGCCGGAGCGAGGTACAGCAGCAGCGACGTCGTTCCGGCACTGACGCGCCCCAGCGCCAGGAAGTACGCGTGCGTGGCGAGGCAGTACAGCAGGCCGGTGCCCAGCATGCGGCCCTGCACGCCGCGCGGCAGGCCCCGCGCGAACGGCAGCAGCAGGAGGGCCACCAGCCCGAACCGCCACGGGAGGGCCGCCAGGGCAGGCAGGCCAGTCTGCGCCGACAGCTTCCCCAGGATCCCGAGGGTGGAGAAGCCGAGCGCGGCCGTCAGGGCGAGCGGCACGCCGCGCCCGGCGGACGCCGCGTGGCCCGCTGGTGCGGTGGGGGAGGCCGGAGGGGCGGTGGAGGGCATGCGGACAGCGTAGTGCAGGTCCTGCTCCGGCCGCGCGCGCTGTAGAGGCAGGGGTGGGCGCGCCGGTCATGTTCGCTTGCGGGGGTCCGGCCTGCCAGCTAGCCTTCATGAAGATGAAGAAGATTCTCATGACTGCCCTTCTCGCCTCGGTCCTCTCGCCGCTCGCCTCGGCCAGCAGCGTCAACCTGACCTCCGGCGGCGGCTTCGGCCTGATCGGCGCGAGCTACGAGGCCACCCTGACGCCCAGTACCGCCCTGGAGGTCGGGGTCGGCAGCTTCTTCGGTAACTTCGACGCCGTGCTCGGCGTGAAGTACTTCTTCCAGGGCGACGATCAGGGACCGTACCTGTCGGGCCGGGCCTTCGTGTTTCCGGGCTCGACCAGCGCGGTCTTCGGTGGGACCGTGACGGGCGGGTACCGACGCGTGTTCAGTCCCCTGCAGTTCAGCTTCGAGGCCGGCGGCGGCATCGTCGGCGCGACCGGGCCGGGCGGGTCGGCCGTGGCGCTGCCCGTCCTGAGCGTCAGCGTCGGCTACCGCTTCTGACGCGTCCCTGGCGGCAATCCCGGCGCTGAGCGGCGCCATGCGGCCCCCGGTCCAGCCTCGTGCTCGGCCGGGGGCCGCGCGCTGTGCGGCTGGCGTGGACCTGACGTGCGCGTGGTGTGGTGCTTGTCCGGTCTGTGACACGTTCCGTTCGCGCGGGCGTGCGATAATGCCCGCCATGAGCGTCATTCCCTATGTGATCGAGCAGACCGGGCGCGGCGAGCGGATGTACGACATCTACTCGCGGCTGCTGAAAGACCGCATCATTTTCATGGGGACGCCCATCGACTCGCAGGTGGCGAACACCATCGTGGCGCAGTTGCTGCTGCTGGACAGCCAGAATCCGGAGCAGGAGATCCAGATGTACATCAACTGCCCGGGCGGCGAGGTGTACGCCGGGCTCGCCATCTACGACACCATGCGGTACATCAAGGCGCCGGTGTCCACCATCTGCGTCGGCATCGCGATGAGCATGGGCAGCGTGCTGCTCATGGCGGGCGACAAGGGCAAGCGCATGGCGCTCCCCAACAGCCGCATCATGATTCACCAGGGCTCCAGCGGCTTCCGTGGCAACACGCCGGACGTGGAGGTGCAGGCCAAGGAGACGCTGTACCTGCGTGACCGTCTGGTGGACATCTACAACAAGCACACCGATCTGCCGCACGACAAGCTGCTGCGGGACATGGAGCGCGACTACTTCATGAACCCGCAGGAGGCCATGAAGTACGGCCTGATCGATCAGGTGATCGAGAACACCCGCGAGTCGCGGGCGCAGGACGAGTAAAGGGGGGAATGTATGGCCGACAAGTGTTCTTTCTGTGGGCGCAGTCACCCGCAAATCGCGCAGCTGATCGAGGCGCCGGGGCGCGCGGCGTTCATCTGTAACGAGTGCGCCGAGCGGGCGAGCGACCTCGTCAAGCAGAACAAGCCCTCGGGGTCGGAGTTCGTGCTGGAGGAACTGCCGAGCCCCAAGGAGATCAAGGCGTACCTGGACGAGTTCGTGATCGGTCAGGACGAGGCCAAGAAGGCCATGGCGGTCGCGGTGGTGAGCCACTACCAGCGGCTCGCTCACCCGGACGCGAATCTCGGCAAGAGCAACATCCTGCTGGTCGGCCCGACCGGGACCGGCAAGACGCTGCTCGCGCAGAGCCTCGCGGAGATGCTGGAGGTGCCGTTCGCGATCGCGGACGCCACGACGCTCACCGAGGCCGGGTACGTCGGTGACGACGTGGAGAACGTGATCGTGCGCCTGCTGCAGGCGGCGGATTACGACGTGGCTGCCGCCGAGCGCGGCATCATCTACATCGACGAGATCGACAAGATCGCGCGCAAGTCCGAGGGGACGAGCATCACGCGTGACGTGTCGGGCGAGGGCGTGCAGCAGGCCCTGCTGAAGATCATCGAGGGGACGGTGAGCCAGGTTCCGCCGCAGGGTGGCCGCAAGCACCCGCAGCAGGAGCTGGTGCAGGTGAACACGAAGAACATCCTGTTCATCGTGGGCGGCGCCTTCGACGGGATCGCGGACATCACGCGCGCCCGCACGAACGTCCGCAGCCTGGGGTTCGGCAGCGAGCACAAGGGCGACGAGAAGGAGGACCTGCGTTTCCAGCCGGAGGACCTCGTGAAGTTCGGGTTGATTCCGGAGTTCGTGGGTCGTCTGCCGCTGGTGGTGCAGCTTCAGGAGCTGGACGAGTCGGCGCTGGTGCGGATCCTGACGGAGCCGACGGGCGCGATCATCAAGCAGTACCAGACGCTGTTCGGCTTTCAGGGCATCGACCTGAGCTTCACGGACGAGGCGCTGCTGGAGGTGGCGCGTCAGGCGAAGCTGCGCGGGACCGGTGCGCGTGGACTGCGTGCGGTGCTGGAGCGGGCGATGACGGACCTGCTGTTCGAACTGCCGATCGAGAAGCTGAAGGCGATGCGGTTCGACGTGGATCACATCGAGCATCCGCTGCGGCTACTTGAGTCTAAGGGACTCAAGAAGTCTGCCTGAAGGCGCTGCAGCAAACTTAGCAACCAAGATTACAGCCACCCGGCCGTTCAACCCGTAGACTTCGGGTCAGCCTGGGTGGCTGTTTCCTATACCCGGGGCACGTGGACTATACTGAACAAATTCAGCATCGAACCGTCCCCACATCCACTGCACGACCTGCCATCATCCGCCACCCGACGCGCAAGGAGTCCGAATGAACTGGGAATTACCCGTTGTTGCCCTCAGAAATCTGGTCGTCCTGCCCGGGACCACCACGCAAGTCGACGTGGGTCGCCCCAAGAGCAAACGCTCCGTGGACGAGGCCCAGGCCAGTGACCGCCGCGTGCTGCTCGTCACCCAGCGTGAAAGCCGCACCGACGACCCCACCCTCGGCGAACTGTACGAGATCGGCGTGCTCGCCGTCCTGAAACAGCTCGTCCGCCTGCCCGACAACACCTACCAGGTGCTCGTCGAAGCGCAGGAACGTGTCCGCATCCTCGAACAGGTGCCCGGCGCCACCCTGCGCGTGCGCGTCGAGACGCTCACCACCCTGCCCGTCACCGGCGAGACCGCCGAGCGCGAGGTGCAGGTCTTCATGCAGGAAGCCAAGAACGGCTTCGAGGAATACCAGCGCCAGAACAAGAGCCTGCGCCTCGACAACTACCAGCTGGACGCCATCAAGGCCCTCAGCAACCCCGGCGAACTCGCCGACCAGATCACGCACCACGCGACCTGGACCAACGAGGAGAAGCAGAACGTCCTCGAGACGCTCGGCGTCCGTGAGCGCCTCGAAGCGGTCGTGAAGTACCTCAACCGCGACCTCGAACGCTTCAACATGGACAAGAAGATCGCGGGCCGCGTCAAGGAGCAGATGGACTCCAACCAGCGCGAGTACTACCTGCGCGAACAGATGAAGGCCATCGGCAAGGAACTCGGCGGCGGCGAGGACGGCCCGGCCGAAGTCGAAGCGCTGCGCGAGAAGATCGAGGCGGCCGGCATGCCCGCCGAAGTCAAGGAGAAGGCCCTCAAGGAACTCCTGCGCCTGGAACGCACGCCCGGCGGCAGCCCCGAAGGGACCGTCGTGCGCAACTACATTGACTGGCTGGTCGACGTGCCGTGGAGCAAGCGCGACGAGGAAGTGCTCGACATCGTCCGCACGCGCGGCATCCTCGACGACGACCACTACGGACTCGACGACGTCAAGGAACGCATCCTGGAGTTCCTCGCAGTGCGCCAGCTGACGCACAAGCCCGACGAACTCGACGAGAACGGCGTCAAGAAGCAGCGCAGCGCCGAGGAACGCATCGAGGACGCCGAACTGCGCGCGCCCATCCTGTGCCTCGTCGGCCCTCCCGGCGTCGGCAAGACCAGCCTCGGCAAGAGCATCGCCCGCAGCCTCAACCGCAAGTTCGTCCGCATGGCCCTCGGCGGCGTGCGCGACGAGGCCGAGATCCGCGGTCACCGCCGCACGTACATCGGCAGCATGCCCGGCCGCATCATCCAGGGCATGAAGAACGCCGCCGTCGTCAACCCCATCGTCCTGCTGGACGAGGTCGACAAGATGAGCAGCGACTGGCGCGGCGACCCCAGCAGCGCCATGCTGGAAGTGCTGGACCCTGAACAGAACCACACCTTCCAGGACCACTACCTCGAAGTGCCGTACGACCTGTCGCAGGTCATGTTCATCACAACTGCGAACAGCCTCTCCACCATCCCGCGCCCCCTGCTGGACCGCATGGAAGTCATCACCATCCCCGGCTACACGCAGGTCGAGAAGCTGGAGATCGCCAGACGCTACCGCCTGCCCCGCCAGCTGCGCGGGCACGGCCTGCAGGGCCGCGTGGACGTCACCGACGCCGCGCTGCGCCGCGTGATCGAGGAATACACCATGGAGTCCGGCGTGCGAAACCTCGACCGCCAGATCAGCAAGCTGGCCCGCAAGGCCGCCCGCGAACTGCTGGAGCACCCCTGGGAAGGCGTCAAGACCATCGACGCCGACAACGTCCCCCACTACCTCGGCGTGCCCCTGCACCGCCCGGACCGCATGGAGAAGGAAGCGCAGGTCGGCGTGGCCCAGGGCCTCGCGTGGACCAGCGTGGGCGGCACCATGCTGGTGGTCGAGGCGCTCGCCACGCCCGGCAGCGGCAAGATCAACATGACGGGCAGCCTGGGCGACGTCATGAAGGAAAGCGTCTCGGCCGCCGTCGCGTACCTGCGCGCGCACGCCGAGCAGTACGGCGCGGACCCCGAGTTCTACAAGAAGATGGACCTGCACGTCCACTTCCCCGACGGTGCCACCCCCAAGGACGGCCCCTCGGCCGGCATCACCATTGCGACCGCTGTCGCCAGCGCCATCACGGGCCGCCCCGCCCGCATGGACGTCGCCATGACCGGCGAGATCAGCCTGCGCGGCCGCGTGCTGCCCATCGGCGGCCTGAAGGAGAAACTGCTCGCCGCGCACCAGGGCGGCATCCGCGAGGTGATCGTCCCGCGCGACAACGAGCCGAACCTGCAGGACCTGCCCGACAGCATCCGGGGCGACCTCAAGATCCACATCGCCGATCAGGTCGGTGAGGTCCTCGACCTGCTGCTGCTCGGCAAGCCCGAAACCGCCCAGACCACGCCGCCCCCGGCCGGCCTGAGCAAGAGCACCCAGCCCGGCGCGTAACCCGGGGCACGTGAAGGCAGCGGAACTGGCATGGCCCGGTTCCGCTGCCTTCCGTGCTGGAGGGCGCCCCGTTTGTTCAGGGTCAGACGTGGGACCCGCGTCCGGGCCTGCCCGCACCCACATCCCGCCCCGTATCCCATACAATGACGCAGACGCTTCGCGTGGAGCCGCGCAGAGGAGTGGGTTCTGCGCCGACCAGAAGAACCGGCCACCGGCAGCTCTGATCCGTTCCGCACGTTGTTTTACCTCCCTGGGATACTGTGCCAGGGAGCGTTCGTGGACACCGCCTCCGGGCACGGTGTCCTGAGTACCGAGCATCACCGCGCGGCCGGACGGGTTCCGGGCAGGCGCGCCGAAGGGGAGAGGTCATGACCAAGGGTTCATCAGCCAGAAAGCCGGACAGCAGACGATCAGACAACCGCAAACAGGACGCTGCTCGCCCGGACCGCCGCAGCACCGAGCAGCAGAAAGCCGAACGCAAGGCCGAGTACCGCGCCGCCGCCGAACCGCGCCCGAAGGTGCCGTCCGTCAGCATGGAACTCAGCATCGAGAAGATCGTCGCGGGCGGCCTCGGCCTCGCCCGCACCGACGCGGGCGTCGTCCTCGTGCGCGGCGCGCTGCCCGGCGAGACGGTCCGCGCCGACGTGCGCCCCGGCAAGGGCGTCAACCAAGGCGTGACGCGCGAAGTGCTCACCCGCAGCCCCGACCGCGTGGACGCGCCGAACCTGCCCACCACCGACCTCGCGCACGCCAGCTACGACGCGCAGCTGCGCTACAAGCGCGAGTTCGTGCAGGAAGCCATGAGCCGCATCGCGAAACTCGGGGAGGAGCAGGTGCAGGCCGTCGCGCCGACCGTGCCCAGCCCCCGCGAGTGGGCGTACCGCAACACCGCGCAGTACCTCGTGACGCCCGAGGGCCTCGCGTACCGCGAGCGGCGCAGCAACGCCGCCCTGTCGGTGGAACGCGACCCGCTCATCATGGAGAACATCCAGACGATCATCCGCCTGCTGGACGTCAGCAAGCTCGAAGGCGTGCAGGAACTCAGCCTGCGCGGCAGCCGCCTGACGGGCGAGGTCGTCGCGACCCTCATCGCGCCGGGCGAACCGCGCGCGTACCTGCGTGCCGCCGACGAACTCATGGACTGCGGCGTGGTCGGCGTGTCACTCGCCGCGCCCGCCGGACGCCGATTCAGCGCGGGCGTGCAGCTCGTGGCGGGCGAGAGCGAGATCATGGAGCAGTACGGCAACGTCAAGGTGAGCGTCAGCGCGTCCGGCTTCGCGCAGATCAACCCAGAAGCGGCGGGACTCGCGTACATCGCGGCCGCGCGCCTCGCCGGGAACGGCCCGCATGCCGTGGACCTGTACGGTGGGAGCGGCGCGATCGGCCGTCACCTCGCCCCGAACTTCGGGCGGGTCGTGGTGCTCGACACGGACTTCGACGCGCTGGCCCGCGGCCGTCACGACGTGCGCCTCGCGGGGGAACGCAACCTCACCTTCCGCGACGGGGACGCCGCTCAGCTGTACCACTCCAGCCTGCAGGCGGGCGTGATCGTGGTCGACCCGCCACGCGTGGGCCTGTCCGAGATGGCGCGCGACGCCCTGCACGACAGCTCCGCCCTGAAGGTCGTGTACGTGTCCTGCGACCCGGCCACCTGGGCGCGCGACGTGGGCGACCTCGTGAAGCGCGGCTGGACACTGGGACAGGTGACGCCGCACGACTTCTACCCGCAGACGAGTCATGTGGAGGTCGTCAGCGTCCTCACGCGCACCGAACTGCCGGAACGCGCCGTGCCGGAAGACGCCGTGGATACCACCGCGCCCACCGAGCAGTAAGAAAAGACAGTTCGGGGGCGGCGACCTGCGTGCGGGTCGCCGCCCCCGACCGTTCCGGGTCACGTCAGGCCGAGGCGGTGCAGCAGGGGAGGGCCGAGCACGTCCGCGCCCACCAGCACCGCGGCGGCGCATGCGAGCAGCACGGCGCCCGCCGCCGCGTCCTTCGCGACCTTCGCGAGTGGGTGACGGTCCGGGCTGACGAGGTCCACGACCGCTTCGAGCGCCGTGTTGAGCAGTTCCAGGCTCAGCACGAGGCCGCACGCGAGCAGGACGGGCGCGAGCGGCGCGCGCACCCACACGGCCGTCAGGACCGCGACCGTGCCGAGCGTCACCTCGATCCTGAAGTTCCGCTGGCTGGCCCAGCCGTACCGTATGCCCGCCAGCGCGAATCCCGCCGACACCAGCCAGCGGCGCACGCCTTACCGGTCCGCCGGGGCGTCCGGCAGGGCCGCCTGCGCGACCAGCCAGTGCTCGTGGAACACCGCCCACTCCGGCCCGACCGCGCCTTCCTCGTAGCCCAGGCCGTCCGCGTGCGGGTGGTCGTGCCCCAGCAGGTGCGTGAGGCCGTGGCTGGCGAGCAGCGCCACCTCGCGCGCGAGGCTGTGCCCGCGCGCGTCCGCCTGCCGCTGCGCGGTGTCCAGGCTGATGAAGATGTCTCCCAGGTGCGGCGGCATGAAGGGGTCGCCCGGCTCCCAGCTCGGGAAGCTCAGCACGTCCGTCGCGGCAGCCGGGTCGATGTCCTCTTCGGGCATCGTCTCGCGTTTCAGCTGCCGGATGGCGCGGTCGCCGACGATCACCACCGTCACCTCGCGCTCCTCCATCCCGAGGTGCGTCATCAGGGCGTCCAGGCTGGCGCGCAGCTGCGGGCGCAGACCGGCGGGCGGCGTCTTGCGGATGTGCAGATCGATCACCGCGTCAGGATAGAGCCTGCAGGCCCGCCCGACGGTGCGGGCGGTGACACGGGCGCCCCGCCGGGCACGGGAACGCCCCGGAAGCGCGAGGCGTCCGGGGCGAGGCGGTGGAAGGAATGCCCTTACTGTTCCCGGCATCCCCGGAATCGGATCAAAACCGGGTCAGTCCTGCGCGGCACTGGTGGCGGGAGCGGTGTCGCTGTCCGCCTCAGGAATGCTCTGCAGGTCGCCCCGGCGCGCGGCGCGGCGGTCCTGTTCCTGCTCCTCGGCCGTCTCGTACGCGCGGATGATACGGCCCACGAGCGGGTGACGCACCACGTCCACGTCCGTGAACTCATGGAAGGCGATGCCTTCGATGCGGCTCAGGACGCGTTTCGCGACGGCGAGGCCCGACGTGACGTGGCGCGGCAGGTCGATCTGCGTGATATCGCCCGTCACGACCACCTTGCTGGAGAAACCCATGCGCGTCAGGAACATCTTCATCTGCTCGCCGGTCGTGTTCTGCGCCTCGTCCAGAATGATGAACGCGTCGTTCAGGGTGCGGCCGCGCATGAAGGCCAGCGGGGCGACCTCGATCACGCCGCTCGTCAGGTACGCCTCGAACTTCTCCTGGTCGAGCATGTCGCCGAGCGCGTCGTACAGGGGGCGCAGGTACGGGTCGATCTTGGCCTGCAGGTCGCCGGGCAGGAAGCCGAGCTTCTCGCCCGCCTCGACGGCCGGACGCGTCAGGATCACGCGCTTGACCTTCTTGGCCTTGAGGGCGTTGACGGCCATCGCGACCGCGAGGTACGTCTTGCCCGTCCCGGCGGGACCGACGCCGAAGGTGATGTCGCTCTTGTCGATCAGGTCCAGGTACAGTTTCTGGCCGGGCGTCTTGGGTTTCAGGCCGCGCGGCAGGGCGGGGCTGCCCTGCGTCTCGGCGGACAGGCTGCGCCCCTCGCCGCTCAGGCGCGACACGCGCAGCACGGCGTCCGGGGTGAGTTCCGTGCCGCTGCGGACGAGGGCGAGCGCGTCCTCGATCATGCGGACGGCCACGTCGACGGGCGCGGCTTCGCCCTGCACGCTGATGGTTTCGCCACGGGCCGTGATCCTC
This genomic window from Deinococcus aquiradiocola contains:
- the lon gene encoding endopeptidase La; the encoded protein is MNWELPVVALRNLVVLPGTTTQVDVGRPKSKRSVDEAQASDRRVLLVTQRESRTDDPTLGELYEIGVLAVLKQLVRLPDNTYQVLVEAQERVRILEQVPGATLRVRVETLTTLPVTGETAEREVQVFMQEAKNGFEEYQRQNKSLRLDNYQLDAIKALSNPGELADQITHHATWTNEEKQNVLETLGVRERLEAVVKYLNRDLERFNMDKKIAGRVKEQMDSNQREYYLREQMKAIGKELGGGEDGPAEVEALREKIEAAGMPAEVKEKALKELLRLERTPGGSPEGTVVRNYIDWLVDVPWSKRDEEVLDIVRTRGILDDDHYGLDDVKERILEFLAVRQLTHKPDELDENGVKKQRSAEERIEDAELRAPILCLVGPPGVGKTSLGKSIARSLNRKFVRMALGGVRDEAEIRGHRRTYIGSMPGRIIQGMKNAAVVNPIVLLDEVDKMSSDWRGDPSSAMLEVLDPEQNHTFQDHYLEVPYDLSQVMFITTANSLSTIPRPLLDRMEVITIPGYTQVEKLEIARRYRLPRQLRGHGLQGRVDVTDAALRRVIEEYTMESGVRNLDRQISKLARKAARELLEHPWEGVKTIDADNVPHYLGVPLHRPDRMEKEAQVGVAQGLAWTSVGGTMLVVEALATPGSGKINMTGSLGDVMKESVSAAVAYLRAHAEQYGADPEFYKKMDLHVHFPDGATPKDGPSAGITIATAVASAITGRPARMDVAMTGEISLRGRVLPIGGLKEKLLAAHQGGIREVIVPRDNEPNLQDLPDSIRGDLKIHIADQVGEVLDLLLLGKPETAQTTPPPAGLSKSTQPGA
- a CDS encoding class I SAM-dependent RNA methyltransferase, which produces MPSVSMELSIEKIVAGGLGLARTDAGVVLVRGALPGETVRADVRPGKGVNQGVTREVLTRSPDRVDAPNLPTTDLAHASYDAQLRYKREFVQEAMSRIAKLGEEQVQAVAPTVPSPREWAYRNTAQYLVTPEGLAYRERRSNAALSVERDPLIMENIQTIIRLLDVSKLEGVQELSLRGSRLTGEVVATLIAPGEPRAYLRAADELMDCGVVGVSLAAPAGRRFSAGVQLVAGESEIMEQYGNVKVSVSASGFAQINPEAAGLAYIAAARLAGNGPHAVDLYGGSGAIGRHLAPNFGRVVVLDTDFDALARGRHDVRLAGERNLTFRDGDAAQLYHSSLQAGVIVVDPPRVGLSEMARDALHDSSALKVVYVSCDPATWARDVGDLVKRGWTLGQVTPHDFYPQTSHVEVVSVLTRTELPERAVPEDAVDTTAPTEQ
- a CDS encoding diacylglycerol kinase → MRRWLVSAGFALAGIRYGWASQRNFRIEVTLGTVAVLTAVWVRAPLAPVLLACGLVLSLELLNTALEAVVDLVSPDRHPLAKVAKDAAAGAVLLACAAAVLVGADVLGPPLLHRLGLT
- the ybeY gene encoding rRNA maturation RNase YbeY, whose product is MIDLHIRKTPPAGLRPQLRASLDALMTHLGMEEREVTVVIVGDRAIRQLKRETMPEEDIDPAAATDVLSFPSWEPGDPFMPPHLGDIFISLDTAQRQADARGHSLAREVALLASHGLTHLLGHDHPHADGLGYEEGAVGPEWAVFHEHWLVAQAALPDAPADR
- a CDS encoding PhoH family protein; amino-acid sequence: MSETATSLTRTITLQNPGEALSLFGPGDVNLRRMRELVSARITARGETISVQGEAAPVDVAVRMIEDALALVRSGTELTPDAVLRVSRLSGEGRSLSAETQGSPALPRGLKPKTPGQKLYLDLIDKSDITFGVGPAGTGKTYLAVAMAVNALKAKKVKRVILTRPAVEAGEKLGFLPGDLQAKIDPYLRPLYDALGDMLDQEKFEAYLTSGVIEVAPLAFMRGRTLNDAFIILDEAQNTTGEQMKMFLTRMGFSSKVVVTGDITQIDLPRHVTSGLAVAKRVLSRIEGIAFHEFTDVDVVRHPLVGRIIRAYETAEEQEQDRRAARRGDLQSIPEADSDTAPATSAAQD